In Roseofilum reptotaenium CS-1145, a single genomic region encodes these proteins:
- a CDS encoding HAD family hydrolase: MEKFFHPTTFELIAAGDIVPRKKPAPDIYHYVLEQMNLSPRECLVIEDSQAGVQAAAEVGLPTLVTQNEYTQNHDFPGEIAVLSDFGEPDAPFTVIRGDLGIYTYTTLATLNFLHQQVLSIKP, encoded by the coding sequence TTGGAGAAGTTTTTTCACCCGACTACGTTTGAATTGATTGCAGCCGGTGATATTGTCCCCCGAAAAAAACCTGCGCCTGATATTTATCATTATGTTCTAGAGCAAATGAATTTATCGCCTAGAGAGTGTTTGGTGATTGAGGATTCCCAAGCGGGGGTGCAAGCAGCGGCTGAAGTCGGTTTACCTACGTTAGTAACCCAAAATGAATATACTCAAAATCATGACTTTCCTGGGGAGATCGCCGTTTTAAGCGATTTCGGCGAACCGGATGCTCCGTTTACCGTCATTCGCGGCGATCTGGGAATTTATACGTATACGACCCTAGCAACTTTAAACTTTCTCCATCAGCAGGTCCTATCCATTAAACCTTAA